A stretch of Planctomycetota bacterium DNA encodes these proteins:
- a CDS encoding NADH-quinone oxidoreductase subunit C gives MSERGTAAPRGPGFLDLLDEALPGVVSGRNLEALDPWVECPPERLTELCRWLKTNRHVRFDSLECITAVDWFEPDPKKAAKVSWQPHLEVVYHLWSTDARVSLVVKVKLPRWAGDASGRLPELPSVAGIWRTADWHEREVFDLSGVMFTGHPDLRRILCPEDWEGHPLRRDYVMPLEYHGIRGK, from the coding sequence ATGAGCGAGCGTGGCACGGCGGCCCCCCGAGGGCCAGGGTTCCTCGACCTTCTCGACGAAGCCCTGCCGGGAGTCGTGAGCGGGCGCAACCTCGAGGCACTTGACCCCTGGGTCGAGTGCCCACCGGAGCGCCTGACCGAGTTGTGCCGCTGGCTGAAAACCAACCGCCACGTGCGTTTCGACTCGCTTGAGTGCATCACGGCAGTCGATTGGTTCGAGCCCGATCCGAAGAAGGCGGCGAAGGTCTCGTGGCAGCCGCACCTCGAGGTCGTCTATCACCTCTGGAGCACCGACGCCCGCGTCAGCCTCGTCGTCAAGGTGAAACTGCCGCGCTGGGCGGGTGACGCGTCGGGGCGTCTTCCCGAGCTGCCGAGCGTCGCCGGCATCTGGCGGACCGCCGATTGGCACGAGCGCGAGGTCTTCGACCTCTCGGGCGTGATGTTCACCGGGCATCCCGACCTGCGGAGGATCCTCTGCCCCGAGGATTGGGAAGGCCACCCGTTGCGGCGCGACTATGTCATGCCGCTGGAATACCACGGCATCCGCGGCAAGTGA
- a CDS encoding NADH-quinone oxidoreductase subunit D, with translation MSLSVDDDPRIIEFDVRTDEMLVNMGPQHPSTHGVLRLVLRTDGEIVSEIEPHIGYLHRCAEKIGENLTPRQWIPYTDRMDYLAAMNMNLGWALAVEKLMRLEVTEKARHLRVLIAELGRISSHLVGMGAYGLDLGTFSPFLYAFREREKILDLFEEACGARLTYSYITVGGLTADLPAGWLRRCEAFLDQFAPVIAEYHSLLTTNAIFVKRTAGIGVLSRELAIDYGCSGPVLRGSGVDQDLRRDGESIYTSMYDGYAFEVAVQKGGRYPRDHTYPPVPADAVLGDCWHRFFVRMIEVVQSMDLVRQAIDRYASCPGTIGEPAKLTEKLPVGDAYLETECPKGQMGFYLIGDGSAIPWRARARSSSFSNLSVLAELCRGCLIADVPAIVGSLDIVMGEIDR, from the coding sequence ATGTCGCTTTCGGTGGATGACGATCCGCGGATCATCGAGTTCGACGTCCGCACCGACGAGATGCTCGTCAACATGGGGCCGCAGCATCCCAGTACCCACGGTGTGCTGCGGCTCGTGCTCCGCACGGATGGCGAGATCGTCTCCGAGATCGAACCCCACATCGGCTATCTCCACCGCTGCGCCGAGAAGATCGGCGAGAACCTCACGCCCCGCCAGTGGATTCCGTACACCGACCGGATGGACTATCTGGCGGCGATGAACATGAATCTCGGCTGGGCGCTGGCCGTCGAGAAGCTGATGCGTCTCGAGGTCACCGAGAAAGCCCGGCATCTGCGGGTGTTGATCGCGGAATTGGGCCGGATCTCCAGCCACCTTGTCGGGATGGGTGCCTACGGCCTCGATCTCGGGACGTTCAGCCCGTTTCTGTACGCCTTCCGGGAGCGGGAGAAGATCCTCGACCTGTTCGAGGAGGCCTGCGGCGCGCGGCTGACCTACAGCTACATCACCGTCGGCGGGCTGACGGCTGATCTTCCGGCCGGTTGGCTGCGGCGCTGCGAGGCGTTCCTCGACCAATTCGCACCGGTGATCGCCGAGTACCACTCGCTGCTCACGACCAACGCGATCTTCGTGAAACGCACCGCCGGGATCGGCGTGCTGTCGCGCGAGTTGGCGATCGACTACGGCTGTTCGGGGCCGGTGCTGCGGGGCAGCGGCGTCGACCAGGACCTGCGCCGCGACGGCGAGAGCATCTACACGTCGATGTACGACGGCTATGCCTTCGAGGTGGCCGTGCAAAAGGGGGGACGGTACCCGCGTGACCACACCTATCCCCCCGTCCCCGCGGATGCGGTGCTCGGCGACTGCTGGCACCGGTTCTTCGTGCGGATGATCGAGGTCGTCCAGTCGATGGACTTGGTCAGGCAGGCGATCGACCGCTACGCGTCGTGCCCGGGAACGATCGGCGAGCCGGCCAAGCTGACTGAAAAACTCCCGGTGGGCGATGCCTACCTCGAAACCGAGTGCCCCAAGGGTCAGATGGGCTTCTACCTCATCGGCGACGGCAGTGCGATCCCGTGGCGAGCCAGGGCGCGATCGAGTTCGTTCTCGAACTTGTCCGTGCTCGCCGAACTGTGCCGCGGCTGCCTGATCGCCGACGTGCCGGCGATCGTCGGAAGTCTCGACATCGTGATGGGGGAAATCGACCGCTGA